A single region of the Arthrobacter sp. zg-Y820 genome encodes:
- the wecC gene encoding UDP-N-acetyl-D-mannosamine dehydrogenase, with the protein MNTQTYSAGEAATDIATVAVVGLGYIGLPTAAILAGKGLKVVGVDVNNYTVEAVNEGRVPFVEPDLGVHVAGAVSQGYLRAQTAMPEADAYIVAVPTPFRDDKTADLMYVEQAARSIAARIRPGNLVILESTSPPGTTRRMADVILELRPDLAANANGGSDAVLFAHCPERVLPGRIMIELVTNDRIIGGLTPQAATAAAGLYSSFCQGSIHLTDAATAEMAKLVENAYRDVNIAFANELSVISDNLGIDVWNLIELANHHPRVNILQPGPGVGGHCIAVDPWFIVSADPENSRLIRTAREVNDAKPGHVIAEVEAAVAGIESPVIATLGLAFKANIDDTRESPAVEIVRRLAVANPNARILVGRSFLGSTLPKELDPLPNVTSVVTDDAVAAADAVVLLVDHDSFREIRPEQLAGKAVIDTRGFWRASA; encoded by the coding sequence GTGAACACACAGACCTATAGCGCCGGCGAAGCAGCAACGGACATCGCCACCGTCGCGGTCGTCGGACTCGGCTACATCGGCCTGCCCACCGCCGCCATCCTGGCCGGCAAGGGCCTGAAGGTGGTGGGTGTTGACGTCAATAACTACACGGTCGAAGCGGTCAACGAGGGCCGGGTGCCCTTCGTCGAACCCGATCTGGGGGTCCACGTGGCCGGCGCCGTGAGCCAGGGCTACCTGAGGGCGCAGACCGCCATGCCGGAAGCCGACGCCTACATTGTTGCGGTGCCGACGCCCTTCAGGGACGACAAGACAGCAGACCTGATGTACGTCGAGCAGGCGGCCCGGAGCATTGCCGCCCGGATCCGTCCCGGCAACCTGGTCATCCTGGAGTCCACCTCACCCCCCGGCACCACGCGGCGGATGGCCGACGTCATTCTGGAGCTGCGCCCTGACCTGGCTGCGAACGCCAACGGCGGCAGCGACGCCGTCCTGTTCGCCCACTGCCCGGAGCGGGTCTTGCCCGGCCGGATCATGATCGAACTGGTCACCAACGACCGCATCATCGGCGGACTGACGCCGCAGGCGGCAACTGCCGCAGCGGGCCTGTACAGCAGCTTCTGCCAGGGCAGCATCCACCTCACCGACGCAGCCACCGCCGAGATGGCGAAACTGGTGGAGAACGCGTACCGCGACGTGAACATTGCGTTCGCCAATGAGCTGTCGGTCATCAGCGACAACCTCGGCATCGACGTGTGGAACCTGATCGAGCTGGCCAACCACCATCCGCGCGTGAACATCCTGCAGCCCGGCCCCGGCGTGGGCGGCCACTGCATCGCCGTCGACCCGTGGTTCATTGTGTCCGCCGACCCGGAGAATTCCCGCCTGATCCGCACGGCCCGGGAGGTCAACGACGCCAAGCCCGGCCACGTGATCGCCGAGGTGGAGGCCGCCGTGGCAGGCATCGAGTCGCCGGTCATCGCGACCCTCGGACTGGCCTTCAAGGCGAACATTGACGACACCCGGGAATCTCCCGCGGTGGAAATTGTCCGCCGGCTGGCCGTCGCAAACCCGAATGCCCGGATTCTGGTGGGACGCTCGTTCCTCGGATCCACGCTGCCGAAGGAACTCGACCCGCTGCCCAATGTCACCTCGGTGGTGACCGACGACGCCGTAGCTGCCGCCGACGCCGTCGTCCTCCTCGTGGACCACGACTCCTTCCGGGAAATCCGCCCCGAGCAGCTGGCCGGGAAGGCAGTCATCGACACGAGGGGATTCTGGCGCGCCTCGGCATGA